The following are encoded in a window of Phragmites australis chromosome 22, lpPhrAust1.1, whole genome shotgun sequence genomic DNA:
- the LOC133904589 gene encoding uncharacterized protein LOC133904589 — translation MGSQAAGQRRQWTLCLVTVVALLESADEALLPAVYREVGAVLGASPTLLGSITLCRAVVQAMCYPLATCAAARYDRARVVAAGAFLWAVVNMLVGASDTFVQMAIARVLNGVGLALVLPAVYALVADYSDDATRGSAFGWVYMAQGMGAVMGSSLGVLLAPMSFLGVPGWRLAFYTVALVSISVAVLTWLFASDPRTSSTKATATVAELVREAKDVVSVPTFWIIVAQGAAGSVPWSALSFAVMWLELVGFTHWETTVITNLNCLANALGALFAGFVGDPVARRFPDTGRGYYYSIPYHYYSIHQSLHLQQLLYISSTIFSPLY, via the exons ATGGGGAGCCAAGCGGCGGGGCAGCGGCGGCAATGGACACTGTGTCTGGTGACCGTGGTGGCGCTGCTGGAGAGCGCGGACGAGGCGCTGCTGCCGGCGGTGTACAGGGAGGTGGGCGCGGTGCTGGGCGCGTCGCCCACCTTGCTGGGCTCAATCACGCTGTGCCGTGCGGTGGTGCAGGCCATGTGCTACCCGCTCGCGACCTGCGCAGCGGCGCGCTACGACCGCGCGCGCGTTGTCGCCGCTGGAGCCTTTCTCTGGGCCGTGGTGAACATGCTCGTGGGCGCCTCGGACACCTTCGTACAG ATGGCGATCGCGAGGGTCCTCAACGGCGTCGGGCTGGCGCTCGTGCTGCCAGCTGTCTACGCGCTGGTCGCCGACTACAGCGACGACGCCACGCGCGGCTCCGCCTTCGGGTGGGTGTACATGGCACAAGGCATGGGCGCCGTCATGGGGAGCTCCCTCGGCGTGCTGCTGGCGCCCATGAGCTTCCTCGGCGTCCCCGGTTGGCGGCTAGCATTCTACACCGTCGCTCTCGTCAGCATCTCGGTCGCTGTCTTGACGTGGCTGTTCGCCAGCGACCCCAGGACCAGTAGCACGAAGGCCACAGCCACGGTGGCGGAGCTTGTCCGAGAAGCCAAAGACGTGGTGAGTGTGCCGACGTTCTGGATAATCGTGGCGCAGGGGGCGGCCGGATCGGTGCCGTGGTCGGCGCTCAGCTTCGCTGTCATGTGGCTGGAGCTCGTGGGGTTCACGCACTGGGAGACCACCGTGATTACCAACCTGAACTGCCTCGCCAATGCTCTCGGCGCGCTGTTTGCGGGGTTCGTCGGGGACCCCGTGGCGCGGCGGTTCCCCGACACGGGCCGGggatactattacagtatcccctatcactattacagcatccatCAATCCCTCCATCTTCAGCAGCTACTTTATATCTCATCCACTATCTTCTCTCCCCTATATTAA
- the LOC133904588 gene encoding uncharacterized protein LOC133904588, translating to MTRGSNRGGTLQESSACRLCKKVTAAFRMLSYDAPADSLDECLRLGEATIIESMRRFVHAVVRVFGDEYLRAPNEKDTTRSIAINERRGFPGMLGSIDCMHWRWKNYPTAWSGSFIGHINSPTIILEAVASQDLWIWHAFFGMPGSLNDINVLHRLHLLDSLAAGVAPQVQYSINGHDYTMGYYLADGIYPEWATFVMPIPCPVGRKRQHFVVQQAALRKDVERAFGVLQSRFPIVRGATRIWDEETLHNIMTACIIMHNMIIEDERPDRDVEHVYDGAGDHVEPSHTPTPTLQAFAQRYGMITSRQGHHQLRDDLVEHLWQVHGVE from the coding sequence ATGACCCGTGGTTCCAACAGAGGAGGAACGCTGCAGGAGAGCTCGGCCTGTCGGCTTTGCAAAAAAGTCACTGCGGCGTTTCGTATGCTCTCATACGATGCTCCTGCCGATTCTCTGGATGAGTGCCTCCGGCTAGGGGAGGCCACTATCATTGAGAGCATGAGGCGGTTTGTTCATGCCGTCGTCAGGGTATTTGGCGATGAGTACCTCCGTGCTCCGAACGAGAAGGACACCACGCGCTCGATTGCTATAAACGAGCGAAgagggttccccgggatgctCGGAAGCATCGACTGtatgcattggaggtggaagaactatCCGACAGCGTGGTCGGGTTCTTTCATCGGCCATATCAACTCTCCGACGATCATTCTAGAGGCGGTGGCGTCACAGGACCtgtggatttggcatgctttcTTCGGCATGCCAGGTTCGCTAAACGACATCAACGTTCTGCACCGCTTGCATCTCCTCGACAGTCTTGCCGCTGGCGTGGCCCCCCAGGTACAATACTCCATTAACGGACATGACTACACCATGGGGTACTACCTTGCAGACGGTATCTATCCGGAATGGGCCACCTTCGTGATGCCCATACCTTGTCCTGTTGGGAGGAAGCGGCAGCACTTCGTCGTTCAGCAGGCGGCGTTACGGAAGGATGTCGAACGGGCCTTCGGGGTCCTACAGTCTCGGTTTCCCATAGTCCGGGGGGCTACGAGGATATGGGATGAGGAAACGCTTCACAATATCATGACCGCCTGCattatcatgcacaacatgataatcgaaGATGAGAGACCTGATCGAGACGTCGAACACGTGTACGACGGTGCTGGTGATCATGTGGAGCCATCACACACCCCAACCCCCACACTACAAGCATTTGCCCAAAGGTATGGGATGATAACTAGCAGGCAGGGTCATCACCAGCTCCGTGACGATCTTGTCGAGCATCTCTGGCAGGTCCACGGAGTGGAGTAG